AAAGTTTCTTTAGCATActatattgaattatatttagatatatctttttataacattatatatgtaaattCCATTCAGCAGCAGTAATATAGGCATTCTCTATTTTAGTTACCTTTCagtaaaatatttacaagGGGCTTGCGGGGTTcctttataattttatagGATCCTTTTATGCGTCATTAATCTTTGCTAAGATTTCAGAATCTCTAAATAAAACgacttcttcatcatctttcaattttatagCGGAACCACCGAATTGTGGGATCAAAACTTGATCACCAACTTTCACTTGTGGTAATACTTTGTTACCATTGGCATCAGTAAAGCCAGGACCGACAGCTAAGACTTGAGCTTGATTCAATTTAGCGACGTTCTTCTCTGGTAACAGGATACCAGATGCTGTCTTGGCTTCAGCTTTGATTCTTTGAACCAAGACACGGTCCATTAAGGGGACAATAGATTTTGCGGATTTCAACAGAGTAGACATATTTAGAAGCTTTTCGACGTATAGTTAGttataattcattaatggtGACTCTACACTTTGGAAGAAACTAAATTAGTTAGAGTTTCATTCAGTAGTCATACCTTCTTTTTATCAATCATTTATCTCTTAAATACCTTTGTAAGTTTCCACGATTTTCGACGAGATTCTCCCACCGGGTAAcggaagatgaagaaacaaacaagattatttgactacaaacaaaaaatcgattaattaattgattgattgattgaatGGTAATTTTCCCTCTCTATCAGCAAAGAGAGCCATATTTAGTTTTCAATTGGTTTCTGTATTATAATTCCAATTAAACCAGTAATCCTATAATTCATTGCCGTGTTTACCAACCGCTATACACAAGAGTTAAAAGCAGATTCTCCGCCGCCCCTTAAAAATAGAGACAACACAACATGCAATACACAATATTTGGGAGAATTGTAAAACCACACACTTTAGCCATAGCAACGATTGCGGCAACAGCAGGAGTTGGATACTATCTTGCTTCAAAACCGCCAAAAGAAAACCAAATGGTAACGTCCAACACATCTCGACCAATTAAACAAGCAAGCTCTACGAAGACTAAANNNNNNNNNNNNNNNNNNNNGTTTTACCAACCCCATACTTGACCACTCGCAGAATAATGAAGAGCAGCAAACCCCTAGTACCTCACAATCCAACTTAGACTATCACTTGCAAGCACTACAAAATATTATGGTTTCAATACAAACAAATATGGCTGATGCTCAAGACCGCCAATCTATTCACTTTAATGAACACCATCGTGTTACAAACTTCAAGGTTGGCGACTCAGTACTGGTTCATAAGGATGCCTACAACAATAAACCTTTTACCAAATTCCACCACTTGTGGTATGGTCCCTTCAAGATTATTGAAACATTGGGTGACCAAACCTACAGACTAAACTCTCAGCTTGGTAATCGTCGTACCAACACCTTCCACGTTCGAAGACTCAAGTTGTATAACCACCGTCAAGATAATGCCTATAATGTTCCACATACTGactataaaaataaattacatcTCATCGAACGTGTTGTTCGTATATTCCGTAATAGTACGTGTGAAGTCCAATGGTCAAATGCCGAAACATGGGATACTAGCATCATTCCACTCCACATCATTTTCAACTCTGAATACCGTCACCTACTCGATCCATATTATAATCCATCCACACAAGAAATTACCGTCACATCCTCTTAAGCTGGGGACCAGCTTTTAGAAAACGGGGGAAAATGTAAGATATCCGATTAGGATTACGAACTGTTGGCGTCATGCCAAAGTTTCAcaaagaagtatgtttatttattattatttgagtaATTACTGTCATGATGTTATGAGTCGTTTTAGAAAAGCAagtcaagaattattattatgaagttcACCAGGTTCGAAGTAATGACCCGAACTATGTTATGCACCATACATGTTTGTTAGCTGTATAACgtttatttgaattataattgaatatcgtTTGTTGATTAAGTCTAATGCCATGCAagtgttatcttattattatttaagattgtttttgattgcaGCCACGTCTACGGTTTCGGCCGGCCATGCGTACAAGAGTTATGTATTGGGTCGGTTAAGTTGTATGGTTTTGCTGAGTGTTTACTCAGGCGTTCTGGATTAGTCTCTCCTAATCAAACCTACAAGTATTTAGAGTGTCCTGCGGAGCACCTAGTCGAAAGGACTTTGAGAGCGGTGTTCATGATTACGAATATTGTTTTATGCATGCATGACTTCAACGAGATACTATATGAACTtctagaatttatttgacttactaagttattactttattaacattatccTAAGCCACAATTGTGTGAACAACTAGTTGTGTGCCTGTGGGAAGAAAGATACTACTAacctttaatttattttattttactttattttatttctatttttacCAATCCAGTGAATTACCGTGGAACAGAGAAGTTTAAAGTTTATTGAGGTCTGACATGAAACAAATCTAAAACGACACGTATTATCCAAATTACCTATTACAGCTTTGTTAGAGAAAAGTAATGGCTAGTAAGAAAGGTTATTGATAAGAGAAAAagtattttggaaagattataaaaggACTAGAAAGTTGAACTAGAATTAGAGGTATTTTAGTTCAGTTATTTATAtctctttattagttattatttatactatatataaagagagCAACCCGAATCATCTATTCGCTAGAATCCTAAATTCTACTCTCTGCCTTTAAGAAGTTTAGATTTTGATCTATTATCGAACCcatattttacattttttctGAAATATATGATCATTAATAGATTAGATTGTATCCTTTTTGAATTCGGTTcataaagatattaaaaaCAACGATAAAAAGTAAGCATGTTATAATATCAACTATTAATTCGTAACTATTGTCTTGaactataataataattttgattggGATCGTTCGATTACTAATGCATAGGACATCTTTTGCAAAATCGCTCCGAAATTCCTTGACGGGATGTTAACAAAACACTTTACAACACAGCTCTTGTACACCTAGCAGCCCCAAAAGCGTAGTCCTGACTTCACTTAAAAGGTCGCATTAATCATAATAACATAGCCTTGGATATGTTTTTCCTACTTAAGTCATCAAAGATTGCAAATATAATTCACAGATTTATGAAGCTACAAATATGTATGGTACATAGCAGCACCTAACGAAGTAGACCCATTACACGAACTTAATATATTCAGTCTATAAAGGTTATAAACCTAGACTTtactattatattttttcttttattgtATCACAATACAGTGAATGGCTATTTATTCCTTAGACTTTGGATAGGTAACCGCCCTTTTGGATCatagtttatttatttaatgtCATCAAGACCAGCTTATTTTGGGTCAAGTTTGTTGAAACTGGGCACGAGAAATAGTAAAGCCATTCATGATgaatcaaagaaagaaactaGAAACGAAATTAGGTCGCAATCCTAAACTGTTAATAAACACCCAACAAATTGGATTGAACCATTCCGGAATTTCCTATGTACAAtagaattattttatttagttatttttatataggATGTGTAGAAAATCACATTATCAATTATACAATATTATCTATAAACTTCAAGATGGCTAATCGATCTCAATCCCGAATCTCTTCTTTCAAACGGgtttttttcctttaagaTATCGAGAAGagtttttttgtttataattcaattcaatgtATTTAACTTTCGTAGTATTCCTTTCCGatagaaaaataataaaacttTTGGGCAaaatttaaacaatttCGGAAACTAAATTCTGAAATCTATTTATAGTTACAGACAAAGAGAATAGCCGggtattatttattaactagttgtttttatttattacctGAAGACATTTTTACAactttatatttcttcaattctgAGGTTACAGGGTTTTCATGAGGCCATTGCatttgttgaagaaaaatcaCTGGATAA
Above is a genomic segment from Naumovozyma dairenensis CBS 421 chromosome 6, complete genome containing:
- the NDAI0F01020 gene encoding uncharacterized protein (Ty-like retrotransposon), whose translation is MVSIQTNMADAQDRQSIHFNEHHRVTNFKVGDSVLVHKDAYNNKPFTKFHHLWYGPFKIIETLGDQTYRLNSQLGNRRTNTFHVRRLKLYNHRQDNAYNVPHTDYKNKLHLIERVVRIFRNSTCEVQWSNAETWDTSIIPLHIIFNSEYRHLLDPYYNPSTQEITVTSS
- the HSP10 gene encoding Hsp10p (similar to Saccharomyces cerevisiae HSP10 (YOR020C); ancestral locus Anc_5.607); this translates as MSTLLKSAKSIVPLMDRVLVQRIKAEAKTASGILLPEKNVAKLNQAQVLAVGPGFTDANGNKVLPQVKVGDQVLIPQFGGSAIKLKDDEEVVLFRDSEILAKINDA